Proteins encoded within one genomic window of Betaproteobacteria bacterium:
- a CDS encoding ATP-binding cassette domain-containing protein produces the protein MIQFRSLTLARGARYLIRDASLQIHPGWRVGLVGANGSGKSSLFALLRGELHAEMGECEVPARWMIASVAQETPALSRSALDYALDGDAELRAIERDLAAAESAHDGHHIAELHGRLHEIGGYAAPARAAALLAGLGFAQEDFARPVSEFSGGWRMRLNLAQALMSRADLLLLDEPTNHLDLDAVVWLERWLAGYRGTLLLVSHDRDFLDACVTHVAHIHAQRLTLYTGNYSQFETQRAAQLAVQQATCEKQQREIARLERFVERFRAKATKARQAQSRLKALDRMERIAAAHVDAPFDFEIPSGRRAPDPLLVLDDVSVGYPTRMVLARVHLTLRPGARLGLLGPNGAGKSTLVKLLAGELAPLSGRRTEGNGLAIGYFAQHQLEQLRPDESPFEHLVRLDPRAGEQELRDYLGGFDFCGAVADSPIEPFSGGEKSRLALALLVRRRPNLLLLDEPTNHLDLEMRIALTKALAEYEGSLVLVSHDRALLRTVCDGFVLVADGRALEFDGDVDDYLAWLDARRGQTIPVDTNKMARREARESAAAIRETKLSQRRPLLREVEKVERAMEEWQSEKCALDARLADSSLYTGDAAAELR, from the coding sequence GTGATTCAGTTCCGCAGCCTGACGCTCGCGCGCGGCGCGCGTTACCTCATCAGGGACGCTTCGCTGCAGATCCACCCCGGCTGGCGCGTGGGTCTCGTCGGCGCCAACGGCAGCGGCAAGTCCAGTCTGTTCGCGCTGTTGCGCGGCGAGTTGCACGCCGAAATGGGAGAGTGCGAGGTCCCGGCTCGATGGATGATCGCCTCCGTCGCACAGGAGACACCCGCCCTTTCGAGATCGGCGCTCGACTACGCGCTGGATGGAGATGCCGAACTGCGAGCGATCGAACGGGATCTCGCCGCTGCGGAGTCGGCGCACGACGGGCATCATATTGCCGAACTGCATGGCCGGCTGCACGAGATCGGCGGCTACGCCGCGCCGGCCCGAGCAGCCGCGTTACTCGCGGGGCTCGGTTTCGCGCAGGAGGACTTCGCGCGACCGGTGTCGGAGTTCTCCGGCGGCTGGCGCATGCGCCTCAATCTCGCGCAGGCGTTGATGAGCCGTGCGGACCTGCTGCTGCTCGACGAACCCACGAACCATCTCGACCTCGACGCCGTGGTGTGGCTGGAGCGATGGCTCGCGGGCTATCGCGGCACGCTGCTGCTCGTATCTCACGATCGCGACTTCCTCGACGCGTGCGTCACCCATGTCGCGCACATCCATGCTCAGCGGCTCACCCTCTACACCGGCAATTATTCGCAGTTTGAAACGCAGCGCGCCGCGCAACTCGCGGTGCAACAGGCGACGTGCGAGAAGCAGCAGCGCGAGATTGCGCGCCTCGAACGCTTCGTCGAGCGCTTCCGCGCCAAGGCAACCAAGGCACGTCAGGCGCAAAGTCGCCTCAAGGCGCTCGATCGCATGGAGCGCATCGCGGCTGCCCACGTCGATGCGCCATTCGACTTCGAGATTCCTTCCGGAAGACGTGCTCCCGACCCCTTGCTCGTGCTGGACGACGTGTCTGTCGGTTACCCGACTCGCATGGTGCTGGCGCGTGTCCATCTGACACTGCGTCCCGGCGCGCGGCTGGGGCTGCTCGGCCCGAACGGCGCGGGAAAGTCGACACTCGTGAAGCTCCTCGCCGGCGAGCTCGCGCCGCTATCCGGTCGTCGTACGGAAGGCAACGGGCTCGCGATCGGTTACTTTGCGCAGCATCAGCTCGAACAGTTGCGGCCGGACGAATCACCGTTCGAACACCTGGTGCGCCTCGATCCGCGCGCTGGCGAGCAGGAACTGCGCGACTATCTCGGCGGATTCGATTTCTGCGGTGCCGTGGCCGACTCGCCCATCGAGCCGTTTTCCGGTGGAGAGAAGTCCAGGCTTGCGCTGGCGCTGCTGGTGCGCCGCCGCCCGAATCTGCTGCTCCTGGACGAACCGACGAATCATCTCGATCTCGAAATGCGCATCGCGCTGACCAAGGCGCTGGCAGAGTACGAGGGGAGTCTCGTGCTCGTATCGCACGATCGCGCGCTGCTGCGCACTGTGTGCGACGGCTTTGTGCTCGTCGCGGACGGGCGTGCGCTGGAGTTCGACGGCGACGTGGACGACTACCTCGCATGGCTGGATGCAAGACGTGGGCAGACAATCCCGGTCGATACCAACAAGATGGCGCGCAGGGAAGCGCGCGAGAGCGCCGCGGCGATTCGTGAAACGAAGCTGTCGCAGCGCCGACC